Genomic segment of Candidatus Aegiribacteria sp.:
CGCCAGCCAGACGGTTTACACCGCACCTGCGCCCGCAGAGATTGCATTCCTCGAGGAGTTTCTCCAGTTCCATGATTCTGGAGGTTATCTCGCCATTTTCAAGCAACCTCAGGTATCCCGGCGTGTACATTATTCCATTTCAGCGGCGAGAATCAGGCGATAGAGTCTGTTGTTTCTGAGAAGATTCTCATGTGTATCAAATGCTTTTAATTCTCCTTCATGCACAAATATCACCTTTTTACTCCTTCTGACGGTAGCCTGTCTATGGGAAACAACAAGGATGAGAGCATCTTTTCTGGCTTCTGTAAGTTCTCTCCAGAAAGCCTCTTCCTTTTCAGCGTCCAGCGCTGCAGTACAGTCATCGAAGAGCAACAGAGAAGGTTTTCCGGCCAGGGCACGGGCAATCGCGATACGCTGCTTCTGCCCACCGCTGACCCCAACTCCACCCTGGCCGAGTACAGTTTCCACCCCGGCTTCAAGTTCTGTTCCATCAAGTCCGGCTATTCGCAGTGACTCGGCTACAACTTCATCAGAAATTTTTCTGGCCAGCCTGACATTTTCTCCAACCGATTCGCTGAATAGAGTGGATTCCTGTGGGACATAGCCCGTTTCAGAGATCATGTATTCATCAGACAATTTTCTCAGATCGGTTCCGTTGTAGAGAATTCTACCCTCGCTGCACGGCAGCTGGCGCGTCAGCATTTTCAATACGGTGGATTTTCCGCTCCCGACCTCGCCGACTAAAGCGAACACCCCCGGACTGCTGAGTTCTATATCAAGCCCAATAACTCCGGCACTGGTGCCCGGGTATCTGAAACCGGCTGTTTCAAGCTTCAGTCTCGAAATGGCTCCTTCGCCTTCAATTCCATCTCTTTTCGGAAAATCAGGAAAATCGAGGATTTCCCTCTCTCTGTCTATGGATGTAAAAGCCTGCCTGGATGCTATAAACAGATTAGGGATATCCATCATTGGAGCGAGGAGCATATCAAGATAAACGTAGAAGGCGTAGAACTCCCCTATACCTATACGGTTCCATATAACGAACAGTCCTCCGATTAACATGACGGTAACTTTTCCTATCTGACCAATAACGCTGTATACACCGTGAAGAAGCATAACAAGCCTTGTTATGGACAAATCTATGCCAAGCCTTTCATCAAGAAGGCGGCGAAGTCTTCCCGCCTGACCTTCCTCGGCATTGTAGGCTTTGATTATGGGAATTCCGGCAAATGTACTGTCAAGAAGATCTCCTGTATGACTTGTAGCTTTTCTGCTTTCCTCAACTCTTTTTCCCAGCCTGTTCTCAACCCGCGAAAAGATCAGGAACATTACCGGTAGAGGAACCAGTGCTATCAGTGTCAGTTCCCAGCTCATGAAGAACATCACTCCGAGGCAGAACACCAGTCTCGATGAT
This window contains:
- a CDS encoding ABC transporter ATP-binding protein/permease, whose amino-acid sequence is MPEYRGYLKWIVGFWKPHKKHLVILVVFTLVSTAVALSFPLVFRYLLDHVQKVLGDAEGSSEFRKIVIILSVLVFARFIAGLYPGARAWLNSKIGRDIRDRVFSNLMKKDYRFWNTFRPGDLTTRLSDDIVDYPRIAWFSCSAVFRALESSSRLVFCLGVMFFMSWELTLIALVPLPVMFLIFSRVENRLGKRVEESRKATSHTGDLLDSTFAGIPIIKAYNAEEGQAGRLRRLLDERLGIDLSITRLVMLLHGVYSVIGQIGKVTVMLIGGLFVIWNRIGIGEFYAFYVYLDMLLAPMMDIPNLFIASRQAFTSIDREREILDFPDFPKRDGIEGEGAISRLKLETAGFRYPGTSAGVIGLDIELSSPGVFALVGEVGSGKSTVLKMLTRQLPCSEGRILYNGTDLRKLSDEYMISETGYVPQESTLFSESVGENVRLARKISDEVVAESLRIAGLDGTELEAGVETVLGQGGVGVSGGQKQRIAIARALAGKPSLLLFDDCTAALDAEKEEAFWRELTEARKDALILVVSHRQATVRRSKKVIFVHEGELKAFDTHENLLRNNRLYRLILAAEME